The following proteins are co-located in the Onychomys torridus chromosome 6, mOncTor1.1, whole genome shotgun sequence genome:
- the LOC118585911 gene encoding protein MGARP, protein MYLRRAVSKTLALPRRAPPGPAPLGKDASLRRVSSSKFPGTSGSNMIYYLVVGVTVSAGGYYTYKAVTSKSVRHPEHVTDGKEQRKAEVQPLPGEKEHVAEAEKPCSEAGEISVKEAESVHAEEVPEAAAGPPEESPQVPAEAALVETSALSEEPELQITEASPGETTEGVPEPAAEVESAAPEPAAEEESAAPEPAVEEESAAPEPAAEVESAALEPAVEEESAALEPAVEVESAAPEPAVEVESAAPDQADGASTSKEGEGTPGKQSCQESAELEESPPLGSEPSAQQESREETEVTAEAASPQG, encoded by the exons ATGTATCTCCGAAGGGCTGTGTCCAAGACTCTGGCGCTGCCCCGGAGGGCGCCCCCCGGCCCGGCGCCACTGGGGAAGGACG CATCTCTTCGCCGAGTGTCATCCAGCAAGTTCCCGGGAACATCTGGGTCCAATATGATTTATTACCTGGTTGTAGGCGTGACAGTCAGCGCTGGTGGATATTAT ACTTACAAGGCTGTCACATCCAAGTCAGTCAGACATCCAGAACATGTAACGGAtgggaaagaacaaaggaaagcagAGGTACAGCCTCTTCCGG GCGAAAAGGAGCATGTGGCAGAAGCTGAAAAACCATgttcagaggctggagaaattTCTGTAAAGGAAGCAGAATCGGTACATGCTGAGGAAGTCCCAGAGGCCGCAGCTGGGCCTCCAGAAGAGTCTCCACAGGTCCCTGCAGAGGCTGCCCTAGTGGAGACATCTGCATTGAGCGAGGAGCCTGAGCTGCAGATCACCGAGGCTTCACCAGGAGAGACCACTGAGGGAGTCCCTGAACCCGCAGCAGAGGTGGAGAGCGCAGCTCCTGAACctgcagcagaggaggagagcGCAGCTCCTGAACCCGCGGTAGAGGAGGAGAGCGCAGCTCCTGAACCTGCAGCAGAGGTGGAGAGCGCAGCTCTGGAACCCGCGGTAGAGGAGGAGAGCGCAGCTCTGGAACCCGCGGTAGAGGTGGAGAGCGCAGCTCCTGAACCCGCGGTAGAGGTGGAGAGCGCAGCTCCGGACCAGGCTGACGGGGCTAGTACCAGCAAGGAGGGGGAGGGTACCCCTGGGAAGCAGAGCTGCCAGGAGAGTGCTGAACTAGAAGAAAGCCCTCCCTTAGGCTCAGAACCCTCTGCCCAGCAGGAATCACGAGAAGAAACCGAGGTCACAGCAGAAGCAGCCTCACCCCAAGGCTGA